The following are encoded in a window of Maridesulfovibrio ferrireducens genomic DNA:
- a CDS encoding cobyrinate a,c-diamide synthase yields MNSIKGFIVAGTHSGCGKTSVTLGLMAAFARKGLKVQPFKVGPDFIDPGHHSRAAGRTCHNLDGWMLSGEVLRDIFSRHSQDADACIVEGVMGLFDGFSALEETGSTAHLSKELNLPIILVVDARAMARSAAALVKGFSEFDPDTAIAGVIFNRVGSESHEQTLQEAISLTDIPLVGCLPRRNEIETPSRHLGLITAEHLEDLEGKYSALADWVEEHLDLDTILEALPDIPMPPRFDELPMIPHTRIGVAQDEAFSFYYDENLRMLRYAGAELVPFSPIEDKELPDDLSGLYLGGGYPELSAFDLAQNTRLRRAVAEFSKSGKPIYAECGGFMYLMDSISKGDRLFPMCGIFPFRSTMQNRFQALGYKEIEIAEDCILGPIGTIARGHEFHYSALEDMPEDLNKCFIVRSRKGEPKKEGFLTEGNTLGSYIHLHFASNPDIAKNFVEACINFSRQEEI; encoded by the coding sequence ATGAACTCTATTAAAGGCTTTATCGTCGCAGGCACACACAGCGGATGCGGCAAAACTTCCGTCACCCTCGGGCTGATGGCGGCTTTCGCACGCAAGGGTCTGAAAGTTCAACCTTTCAAGGTCGGCCCGGATTTTATAGACCCTGGCCATCATTCCCGGGCGGCAGGAAGAACCTGCCACAACCTTGATGGCTGGATGCTTTCAGGAGAAGTGCTGCGGGACATATTTTCACGGCATTCCCAAGATGCTGATGCCTGTATTGTTGAAGGAGTAATGGGCCTTTTCGACGGGTTTTCAGCTTTGGAAGAGACAGGCTCAACCGCCCACCTTTCAAAAGAACTCAATCTACCGATAATACTTGTTGTGGATGCCCGAGCAATGGCCCGGTCCGCAGCGGCACTGGTTAAAGGGTTCAGCGAGTTTGACCCGGACACAGCAATAGCCGGAGTTATCTTTAATAGAGTCGGAAGTGAAAGCCACGAACAAACTCTTCAGGAAGCCATTTCGCTCACAGATATTCCACTGGTAGGATGTCTGCCCAGAAGGAATGAAATAGAAACACCTTCTCGCCATCTTGGACTTATCACAGCTGAGCATCTCGAAGATCTGGAAGGAAAATACTCTGCCCTTGCCGACTGGGTTGAAGAACACCTCGACCTTGATACAATTTTAGAAGCCCTGCCAGACATCCCGATGCCTCCCCGTTTTGACGAGCTTCCCATGATTCCGCACACTAGAATCGGGGTTGCGCAGGATGAGGCTTTCTCTTTTTACTACGATGAAAATCTTCGTATGCTCAGATATGCCGGGGCAGAACTTGTTCCTTTCTCACCCATAGAAGATAAAGAGCTGCCTGATGATCTTTCAGGACTGTACCTCGGCGGAGGTTACCCGGAACTTTCAGCTTTTGACCTTGCTCAAAACACCCGTCTGCGCAGAGCCGTTGCAGAATTCTCCAAATCCGGCAAACCTATCTATGCCGAGTGCGGAGGTTTTATGTACCTGATGGACTCTATATCAAAAGGGGATAGACTTTTTCCAATGTGCGGAATCTTCCCTTTCCGATCAACCATGCAGAACAGATTTCAGGCGCTGGGTTATAAAGAAATTGAGATTGCCGAAGACTGCATATTAGGACCGATCGGAACTATCGCCAGAGGACATGAATTTCATTATTCAGCACTGGAAGACATGCCGGAAGATCTAAATAAATGCTTTATCGTCCGCAGTAGAAAAGGGGAACCAAAGAAAGAAGGATTCCTCACAGAAGGCAATACCTTGGGAAGTTATATCCATCTTCACTTTGCAAGCAATCCTGATATTGCCAAAAATTTTGTTGAGGCATGTATTAACTTTTCCCGGCAGGAAGAGATTTAA
- a CDS encoding exodeoxyribonuclease III, with protein sequence MKIYSWNINGYRAIVKKNFTEWFQQSDADVVMLQETKAHPDQILDNHRDYEGYESIWNWSKGKKGYSGTACFSRTPVLSHSLGLPEELYQGEGRVILIEYEHFYLFNIYYPNGQMNDGRLEYKMGFYDCFLEYAEKLRKKKPIVVGGDFNTAHKEIDLKNPKANSERSGFLPIERAWLDKFIEHGYIDTFRMFESEGSNYSWWSYRFNARKNNAGWRIDYFFVSEELNNNVKRAWIEPNVLGSDHCPIGIELIFP encoded by the coding sequence ATGAAAATTTACTCTTGGAATATTAATGGATATCGAGCTATAGTTAAAAAAAATTTTACAGAATGGTTTCAACAGAGCGATGCAGATGTGGTAATGTTGCAGGAAACTAAAGCCCACCCGGACCAAATTCTGGACAATCATCGCGACTACGAAGGGTATGAATCGATCTGGAACTGGTCAAAAGGCAAGAAAGGATACTCCGGTACAGCCTGTTTTTCACGGACACCGGTTCTCTCACACTCTTTGGGCCTTCCTGAGGAGCTCTACCAAGGTGAAGGACGTGTAATTCTCATAGAGTATGAACACTTCTACCTTTTCAACATTTATTACCCTAACGGCCAGATGAATGACGGCCGGCTTGAATATAAAATGGGTTTTTATGACTGTTTTCTGGAATATGCAGAAAAACTGCGCAAAAAGAAGCCGATTGTGGTGGGAGGTGATTTTAATACCGCGCATAAAGAAATCGATCTTAAAAACCCTAAAGCCAACTCTGAACGATCAGGTTTTCTGCCCATTGAGCGGGCATGGCTGGATAAATTTATTGAGCACGGATATATTGATACCTTTAGAATGTTTGAATCTGAAGGCAGCAATTATTCGTGGTGGAGTTACCGCTTTAATGCTCGAAAGAACAATGCGGGTTGGCGGATAGATTATTTCTTCGTATCTGAGGAATTAAACAACAATGTAAAAAGAGCCTGGATAGAACCAAATGTCCTAGGTTCCGACCACTGCCCTATTGGAATAGAATTAATTTTCCCTTAA
- a CDS encoding tetratricopeptide repeat protein, whose product MTDSNTIHDLTGVFSCQKVAKVGTGTTTRRVAQIGYYFVEQIESDLFEVRPLNNEFVPTGNSEKIARDQLLTDYTPEPEMYHKQVLPNMKNLQKTLARADRHRKQGNSFSAEMEYTSAVKVDELNVRGNFGVGLCFMERGETERANDVFARLISMDAAFEAKHKHLFNDFGINLRKSKMIPQAIEYYSKALSLSPDDENLHYNLARAYFEAENYAKTRKELSTCLELNADFAEAKKFVAYLDKKKLG is encoded by the coding sequence ATGACTGATTCCAACACAATTCACGATCTCACAGGCGTTTTTTCCTGCCAGAAAGTTGCCAAGGTCGGCACAGGTACAACAACTAGAAGAGTTGCACAAATAGGCTATTATTTTGTTGAACAGATTGAAAGTGACCTCTTCGAGGTTCGCCCTTTGAACAACGAATTTGTACCCACCGGGAATTCGGAAAAAATCGCTCGCGACCAACTTTTGACAGACTACACCCCTGAACCGGAAATGTACCACAAACAAGTCCTTCCGAACATGAAGAACTTACAGAAAACCCTTGCCCGCGCGGATAGACATCGTAAACAAGGTAATTCCTTCAGTGCGGAAATGGAATACACAAGTGCTGTAAAAGTGGACGAATTAAACGTCCGTGGAAATTTCGGTGTGGGCCTCTGCTTTATGGAAAGAGGTGAAACAGAACGTGCAAACGATGTTTTTGCGCGACTGATATCTATGGACGCCGCATTTGAAGCCAAACACAAGCATTTATTCAATGATTTCGGGATAAACCTTCGCAAATCAAAAATGATTCCTCAGGCAATAGAGTACTACAGCAAGGCTCTCTCCCTCAGCCCTGATGATGAGAACCTGCATTATAACCTTGCAAGAGCTTATTTTGAAGCGGAAAACTACGCCAAAACGCGTAAAGAACTAAGCACCTGTCTGGAACTTAATGCAGACTTTGCAGAAGCAAAGAAATTTGTCGCTTATCTTGATAAAAAGAAGCTGGGCTGA
- the dinB gene encoding DNA polymerase IV: protein MQKYIMHLDMDAFFASVEQMDNPELRGKPIAIGSPHKRSVLSTASYEARKFGVHSAMPSHQALKLCPHLILVPGRMARYKEISNQVMSVLGNYSPIVEQASIDEAYLDITGTEKIFGPPLALAESVKRDILKTVGLTASIGIAPVKFLAKIASDLKKPAGISIIEADEVDQFLITLPIEKIPGVGKKALPRLHSFGIRYAADMRRYPPEFWKERFGERGLVLHAKGAGIDPTPVAVGGQMKSSSAENTFGDDVRDPQILKTWLLKQSERIAADVRKKSLKGRTVTLKVKFPDFRQITRSKTLDQRTSNAGTIFKTGCDLLDAEGYLGPVRLIGIGISNFDERSEQLSLLTPEQNLSDDKKLEDLDKAVDKVREKFGNAMLTRGSLLKLSSGK from the coding sequence ATGCAAAAATATATTATGCACCTTGATATGGATGCTTTTTTCGCATCCGTAGAGCAGATGGATAATCCTGAACTTCGAGGAAAGCCCATTGCCATAGGAAGCCCGCACAAGCGGTCGGTGCTGAGTACCGCTTCATATGAAGCTAGAAAATTCGGCGTTCACTCAGCAATGCCCTCTCATCAAGCATTAAAACTCTGTCCTCACCTGATTCTTGTCCCGGGAAGGATGGCTCGATATAAAGAAATTTCGAATCAGGTCATGAGCGTACTCGGAAATTATTCCCCGATTGTCGAGCAAGCTTCAATCGATGAAGCATACCTTGATATTACCGGGACAGAGAAAATATTCGGACCGCCCCTTGCTCTGGCGGAAAGTGTAAAGCGGGATATACTCAAGACCGTGGGATTAACCGCATCCATCGGTATAGCACCCGTTAAATTTCTGGCTAAAATAGCTTCTGATCTAAAAAAACCAGCCGGAATATCCATTATCGAAGCTGACGAAGTAGATCAGTTTTTAATAACGTTACCCATTGAAAAAATCCCCGGTGTAGGAAAAAAAGCCCTGCCCCGCCTGCATTCTTTCGGCATCAGATATGCCGCAGATATGCGCAGATATCCTCCGGAATTCTGGAAAGAAAGATTCGGCGAACGCGGACTTGTTTTGCATGCAAAGGGAGCCGGAATAGATCCCACTCCCGTAGCTGTCGGCGGACAAATGAAATCATCCAGTGCCGAAAACACCTTCGGGGATGATGTTCGTGATCCGCAGATATTAAAAACATGGCTGCTCAAACAATCCGAGCGCATCGCCGCGGATGTCCGCAAAAAAAGTCTTAAAGGCCGGACCGTAACTCTAAAAGTTAAGTTTCCTGACTTCAGACAAATTACCCGCAGTAAAACTCTCGATCAAAGAACATCCAATGCGGGAACTATCTTTAAAACGGGCTGCGACCTTCTTGATGCGGAAGGCTACCTCGGACCGGTAAGATTGATAGGGATAGGAATCTCTAATTTTGATGAACGCAGTGAACAGCTTTCACTACTGACACCGGAACAAAATTTAAGTGATGACAAAAAACTTGAAGACCTCGATAAAGCGGTAGATAAAGTGCGCGAAAAATTCGGCAACGCAATGCTCACCCGCGGCAGTCTGTTAAAACTTTCTTCCGGTAAATAA
- a CDS encoding class I SAM-dependent methyltransferase gives MTQQEILKALESHPETWMSIPSVFKNESGEPEFKMLLAEPEMGDAGVSSLHFRETKTGGFEYASRAFVHAHLQPGDIFIDVGAHFGLYTLTAALKFPGKVKVLAVEPHPANIKRLRLWTDFNGCTDDVTIAECAASDHAGYSLLRQNSSMGHSLMNHPGLTEKLKPIKVPLDSIDQIVTKTGFTDCDNRIFLKIDTEGHELQTIKGTLNLLKTGRVAAIIWEKGHYHMTRQGMDDFVEIMTILRDLGYDSFRFPHEDMGGPLVPYVASHESCNIVSLDRSITPLPVYDKPWIAHCTMSPSMRPPVTAEVFTAYTERLIKAKSTDCGRWSRWNSLYNESDLRAGIAGQFVPEHSTVLDAGAGLMLLRDYLPENCTYIPLDIVARSRNCIVADLNQHQYPDRKFDVVTALFTLEFLHAPAEFMKWAHKSCETLIFTYFTAQPKSEKNRRISGIFNDLNNTDIQNMTQKSGWKIVTATGISSGQICYHCKKRTK, from the coding sequence ATGACTCAACAAGAAATATTAAAGGCACTTGAATCTCATCCCGAGACGTGGATGTCTATTCCGAGTGTATTCAAAAATGAATCAGGTGAGCCTGAATTTAAAATGCTGCTGGCTGAACCGGAAATGGGTGATGCCGGAGTATCTTCCCTGCACTTTCGCGAAACTAAAACAGGCGGCTTTGAATACGCTTCCCGGGCTTTCGTTCACGCCCACTTACAACCCGGTGATATTTTTATCGATGTAGGTGCTCATTTCGGATTATATACTCTGACCGCGGCTCTTAAATTTCCCGGAAAAGTTAAAGTTCTTGCTGTGGAACCACATCCCGCCAATATTAAACGGTTGCGATTGTGGACCGACTTCAACGGGTGTACCGACGATGTCACCATTGCAGAATGCGCAGCCTCAGACCATGCCGGATACAGTCTATTGCGACAAAACTCCTCCATGGGACACAGCCTAATGAATCATCCCGGCTTAACTGAAAAACTAAAACCGATAAAAGTACCGCTTGACTCAATAGACCAAATTGTAACCAAAACCGGATTCACTGACTGCGACAACAGAATTTTCCTTAAAATTGATACCGAAGGACATGAACTACAAACCATTAAAGGAACTTTAAACCTGCTCAAGACAGGGAGAGTTGCAGCTATCATATGGGAAAAAGGGCATTACCATATGACCCGGCAAGGCATGGACGATTTTGTAGAAATCATGACCATTCTGCGCGATCTGGGATATGACTCCTTCAGATTTCCTCATGAAGATATGGGAGGCCCGCTGGTTCCTTATGTCGCAAGCCACGAGTCGTGCAATATTGTAAGCCTTGACCGTTCAATCACCCCTTTACCCGTTTACGATAAACCGTGGATTGCACACTGCACCATGTCTCCATCCATGCGGCCTCCAGTTACAGCGGAAGTTTTTACGGCTTATACTGAACGGCTTATCAAAGCTAAATCCACAGATTGCGGACGCTGGTCCCGTTGGAACTCCTTATATAATGAATCTGATCTGCGTGCGGGAATAGCCGGACAGTTTGTGCCTGAGCATTCTACTGTTCTCGATGCCGGAGCAGGCCTTATGCTTTTACGGGATTACTTACCTGAAAACTGTACCTACATCCCGCTTGATATTGTCGCACGAAGCAGAAACTGCATTGTGGCAGACCTCAATCAGCATCAATATCCTGACCGGAAATTTGATGTTGTAACAGCTCTGTTCACCTTGGAATTTCTCCACGCACCCGCTGAATTTATGAAATGGGCGCACAAATCTTGCGAAACACTCATTTTCACATACTTTACGGCACAGCCTAAATCTGAAAAAAACCGTAGAATATCGGGCATTTTTAACGACTTAAACAACACAGACATTCAAAATATGACCCAAAAATCAGGCTGGAAAATTGTAACCGCCACAGGCATCTCCTCTGGACAAATTTGCTACCATTGCAAAAAAAGGACTAAGTAA
- a CDS encoding methyl-accepting chemotaxis protein, translating to MLKNLRIGPKIAISMSVLMILIFVTFTSITVTKTRQISRDQATDMAEEMAARYGNQVKNNIEKALDAALAGSAAFISFSSYGHNLDREMADHFIQQLTLSDPMFFGTQVVMEPNALDGRDAEYKGTKEWYGPNGEYGPYFWRENGSLKAEDLIQYKPATTREWYMGPRDSRGPILTEPYYTEVAKTSMATISVPMIKNGRFIGIVGIDFVLKAFQKMVDTIRPMETGYAFLASNKGYCVAHPDKGLIGKNITDAFPQDVRNEISSAISNGKPFHKDIISPLDGKEYFFLFEPIMVQGTSTPWAIGLAIPTQKIYAEAQHFLTISLILSAAAIFLVLIVVLLIANSVAKPINSMVGFAQDIADGNFDSKPDSRHFGGELLTLYDALSSMVKSLVELIGTAEEKTQEAERQTQAAQVALKEASEAKEAAERAKAEGMLQAANQLEGIVDQVTSASEELASQIEESSRGTEIQRERTSESATAMEQMNASVLEVAQNASQAAESAMDAKGNAEEGGKIVADVVSSINAVNTAAEIMASGLNDLGTQAEGISQVITVITDIADQTNLLALNAAIEAARAGEAGRGFAVVADEVRKLAEKTMQATHEVGQAVHAIQAGTRKSIEEMNNAASMVTKSTDLAGKAGDSLHSIVEIVDSTADQVRAIATASEEQSAASEQISRGTEEVNRIAADTAEAMNQSSQAVADLARLSSDLQALIEDLKNV from the coding sequence ATGCTGAAAAATTTGCGGATTGGGCCCAAAATTGCCATTAGTATGAGTGTTCTCATGATTTTAATCTTCGTTACTTTCACCAGTATTACGGTAACCAAAACCAGACAAATTTCCAGAGATCAAGCGACTGATATGGCTGAAGAAATGGCTGCCAGATATGGCAATCAAGTAAAAAACAACATTGAGAAAGCTTTGGATGCCGCACTGGCCGGATCAGCCGCGTTTATATCTTTTTCCAGTTATGGACATAACCTTGACCGCGAAATGGCTGACCATTTCATACAACAGCTGACTCTTTCTGATCCTATGTTTTTCGGAACTCAGGTTGTAATGGAACCGAATGCACTTGATGGCCGCGATGCAGAATATAAGGGAACAAAAGAATGGTACGGACCAAACGGTGAATATGGACCATACTTCTGGCGCGAAAACGGATCATTAAAAGCTGAAGATTTGATTCAATACAAGCCCGCCACAACCCGAGAATGGTACATGGGCCCAAGGGACTCACGAGGCCCTATCCTGACTGAACCATATTACACAGAAGTAGCCAAAACGAGCATGGCCACTATCAGTGTGCCTATGATCAAAAACGGTCGTTTTATCGGTATAGTAGGAATCGACTTCGTACTTAAAGCTTTCCAAAAAATGGTCGACACGATTCGCCCCATGGAAACTGGTTATGCTTTTCTGGCTTCCAACAAAGGATACTGTGTTGCCCATCCCGATAAAGGTCTGATCGGCAAAAATATAACTGACGCATTTCCACAAGATGTCCGTAACGAAATATCCTCCGCTATTAGTAACGGAAAGCCATTTCACAAAGATATTATTTCCCCGCTTGACGGAAAAGAATACTTTTTCCTGTTTGAACCTATCATGGTTCAAGGAACAAGCACTCCCTGGGCAATCGGACTCGCGATTCCAACACAAAAGATTTATGCCGAAGCTCAGCATTTCCTTACTATAAGTCTGATATTATCCGCTGCAGCCATCTTTTTAGTTTTAATAGTGGTACTTCTCATCGCCAACAGTGTAGCAAAACCTATCAATAGTATGGTCGGATTCGCGCAGGACATTGCTGACGGCAACTTTGACTCCAAGCCTGACAGCCGTCATTTCGGAGGAGAACTTCTTACCTTGTACGACGCATTGTCCAGCATGGTAAAAAGTCTTGTTGAACTGATAGGCACTGCTGAAGAAAAGACACAAGAAGCGGAACGCCAGACACAAGCCGCGCAAGTGGCGCTTAAAGAAGCGAGCGAAGCAAAAGAAGCCGCCGAAAGAGCTAAAGCAGAAGGCATGCTTCAAGCTGCAAATCAGCTTGAAGGAATTGTGGACCAAGTTACCTCCGCATCCGAAGAACTTGCATCACAAATCGAAGAATCCAGCAGAGGAACAGAAATTCAGCGTGAACGGACTTCTGAATCAGCAACTGCTATGGAGCAAATGAATGCCTCGGTTCTTGAAGTTGCTCAAAATGCTTCCCAAGCGGCAGAAAGCGCCATGGATGCTAAAGGAAATGCAGAAGAAGGCGGAAAAATCGTCGCGGACGTTGTTTCCTCTATTAATGCAGTAAACACCGCAGCTGAAATCATGGCTTCAGGACTGAATGACCTTGGTACTCAGGCTGAAGGAATCAGTCAGGTCATCACAGTCATCACTGATATTGCTGACCAGACAAACCTGCTGGCTCTGAATGCTGCAATCGAAGCTGCCCGCGCAGGTGAAGCCGGTCGCGGATTCGCAGTCGTTGCCGACGAAGTTCGCAAACTTGCAGAAAAAACAATGCAGGCCACTCATGAAGTAGGACAGGCCGTACACGCCATTCAAGCTGGAACCCGTAAAAGCATTGAAGAAATGAACAATGCAGCATCTATGGTAACCAAAAGCACCGATCTCGCGGGTAAGGCCGGAGACAGTCTACACAGCATTGTGGAAATTGTAGATTCAACCGCTGATCAGGTTCGAGCAATAGCCACAGCCAGTGAAGAACAGTCCGCTGCCAGTGAGCAAATCAGCAGAGGAACAGAAGAAGTAAACCGTATCGCCGCCGACACAGCTGAAGCTATGAATCAGTCTAGCCAGGCAGTTGCGGATCTGGCTCGTTTATCCTCTGACCTGCAAGCTCTGATTGAAGACCTTAAAAACGTTTAA
- a CDS encoding RNA methyltransferase, whose protein sequence is MLKNISVVLFRTKYPENVGSTARAMKNMDCSNLILVTPPLWSMDRAMPLATAKAHVIVEEARICPDLNTALAGQTKIYGTTARTGGRRKGVLTPATAAPLIVQQLKNGEKVALVFGPEDKGLTNKETQLCSRLINIPTSDESSSLNLSQAVLILLYECFKEALDAPFTPSGPPEERPTTFEEQEILAANLQETLLAIDFLKEDNSDYWMLPVKRFMARIDIKRNEFNLLMGICRQIKWIIEKSKKIIDNEPERPSQ, encoded by the coding sequence ATGTTAAAAAATATCAGTGTCGTACTTTTCAGAACAAAATATCCCGAAAATGTAGGATCAACAGCCCGCGCCATGAAAAACATGGATTGCTCTAATCTTATATTGGTTACTCCGCCACTCTGGAGCATGGATAGAGCCATGCCTCTGGCCACAGCTAAAGCTCATGTCATAGTTGAAGAAGCCCGGATATGCCCCGATTTAAATACAGCTCTTGCCGGACAGACCAAAATTTATGGAACCACCGCAAGAACCGGCGGCAGGCGAAAAGGCGTCTTAACTCCTGCCACCGCAGCTCCTTTAATTGTTCAACAACTTAAGAACGGAGAAAAAGTTGCGCTTGTTTTCGGCCCCGAAGACAAAGGACTGACAAATAAAGAAACACAGCTTTGCTCAAGGCTTATAAATATCCCTACAAGCGACGAAAGCAGCTCTCTAAACCTTTCACAGGCCGTTCTTATACTTCTCTACGAATGTTTCAAAGAAGCCCTTGACGCGCCGTTTACTCCTTCAGGCCCGCCGGAAGAACGCCCGACAACATTTGAAGAACAAGAAATTTTGGCTGCAAATTTGCAAGAGACTCTGTTGGCGATTGATTTTTTGAAAGAAGACAATTCTGACTATTGGATGCTTCCGGTCAAAAGATTTATGGCCAGAATTGATATTAAGCGAAATGAGTTTAACTTACTGATGGGAATTTGCAGACAAATCAAATGGATTATTGAAAAATCAAAAAAAATAATTGATAATGAACCAGAACGCCCTTCTCAATAA
- a CDS encoding malic enzyme-like NAD(P)-binding protein: protein MALFTKEEALKYHSDGRKGKLEVISIKPCSTQKDLSMAYSPGVAEACRAIHADEELSYKYTGRGNLVAVVSNGTAVLGLGNIGPAAGKPVMEGKGVLFKIFADVDVYDLNIDASDPEKIIEFCKMIEPTFGGINLEDIKAPECFEIERRLIEEMNIPVFHDDQHGTAIISSAGIINALEITGKKIDEIKIIVSGAGAAAIACSTLYVTMGARPENIYMFDSRGLLYEGRAGVTGFKADFAQKENAGSLAECMVGADMFLGLSVKDAINQDMVKTMAEGAIIFACANPDPEIPYPDVKEVRPDILMGTGRSDYPNQVNNVLCFPFIFRGALDCRATTINKEMKFAAAHALAALAKEPVGQEICDAFGVDKLEFGMDYIIPKPTDPRVLTRVAPAVVKAAMETGVARIQIDLDQYKIELEERIKASQARGNMVVESFNYDF, encoded by the coding sequence ATGGCTCTTTTCACAAAAGAGGAAGCTCTAAAGTATCATAGTGATGGCAGAAAAGGTAAACTGGAAGTAATTTCCATCAAACCTTGTAGTACACAGAAAGACCTTTCAATGGCATATTCTCCCGGTGTAGCTGAAGCTTGCCGTGCGATCCACGCTGATGAAGAGTTGTCTTACAAGTATACAGGCAGAGGAAACCTTGTTGCGGTTGTTTCTAACGGAACAGCAGTTCTCGGACTTGGTAACATAGGTCCTGCAGCTGGTAAGCCTGTTATGGAAGGCAAAGGCGTACTTTTTAAAATTTTCGCTGATGTTGATGTTTATGATCTGAACATTGATGCTTCCGATCCTGAAAAAATTATTGAATTTTGTAAAATGATTGAGCCTACCTTCGGTGGTATCAACCTCGAAGATATTAAAGCTCCAGAGTGTTTTGAGATTGAAAGAAGACTTATTGAAGAAATGAATATTCCTGTTTTTCATGATGATCAGCATGGAACAGCGATTATTTCTTCTGCGGGTATTATTAATGCTCTTGAAATTACCGGCAAAAAAATTGACGAAATTAAAATTATTGTTTCCGGTGCCGGAGCTGCGGCAATTGCTTGTTCGACATTATATGTGACCATGGGTGCACGTCCTGAAAACATTTACATGTTTGATTCTCGTGGACTTCTGTACGAAGGGCGCGCTGGCGTAACCGGTTTTAAAGCTGATTTTGCTCAGAAAGAAAACGCAGGTTCACTTGCTGAGTGTATGGTCGGTGCAGATATGTTCCTTGGACTTTCTGTTAAAGACGCAATCAATCAGGATATGGTTAAGACCATGGCTGAAGGCGCAATTATTTTTGCCTGCGCTAATCCTGATCCTGAAATCCCTTATCCTGACGTTAAAGAAGTCCGTCCTGATATCCTCATGGGAACCGGTCGTTCTGACTATCCCAATCAGGTAAATAATGTTCTTTGTTTCCCTTTCATTTTCCGCGGAGCATTGGACTGCCGTGCTACCACTATCAATAAAGAAATGAAGTTCGCAGCAGCGCATGCTCTTGCAGCTCTTGCAAAAGAGCCAGTCGGACAGGAAATTTGTGACGCGTTCGGTGTTGATAAACTTGAGTTCGGCATGGATTACATCATTCCGAAACCAACCGACCCTCGCGTTCTGACTCGTGTTGCTCCTGCTGTTGTTAAAGCCGCAATGGAAACAGGCGTCGCCCGTATTCAGATTGACCTTGATCAGTACAAAATTGAACTTGAAGAACGCATTAAAGCTTCTCAGGCTCGCGGCAACATGGTTGTCGAATCCTTCAATTACGACTTTTAA